Proteins co-encoded in one Malus domestica chromosome 09, GDT2T_hap1 genomic window:
- the LOC103411107 gene encoding uncharacterized protein isoform X1, translating into MSILPNQDQGSISSSASSAPSVNPNSQHGHRHRHLSLSQSQPQSLSPPDPSRQILAFGSLRISDSQSSSSATGGLSPPAPAAEDSGGSSQQVNELGMPGGNKTLPNNHHETHSQCHSGGGGRGVGSPWSRGKRSGTFGSGSTEQSIGSAASHGNSTHQTGRKAQLMNGNHLLNFYYDPIARPQRRAAPPPPRRQHKRKPYNKDLFLQANYKFVVLDSGNYSAESMDPDKMLQWEDIICVRYSTPTVVQCPICLEYPLCPQITSCGHIFCFPCILQYLLMGKEDHKGDCWKRCPLCFVMISPKDLYTLFVENVKQYCVGDTIEFMLLSRQKDSFTLSHKSKQEKDAVGGCDDENYDPFSKFTFTSDVDLSVRKAISELDGWLVRAESGLVDDIEKLPYVCAAMEQLEQRKKYWNEHRASDSNKSCIYNDHNSGSILSTEKSANGNTEASTFGHANPSNEVYDRNKRSDNLSLEKSDDGTCSDNSVDAAESLEGHENVLSSSYDESKGARGDSHDSGIVKEKESYNFYQAADGQHIILHPLNMKCLLHHYGSHDMLPHRISGKILQLETVTQTEAMRRRYRYLSHFSLTTILQFCEIDLSEVLSPDALSPFMEDIKKREKQRKQLARKEQREKMKAESTVAYPIPIVAGYGQSFHDGSPTFSMDDFEALGSSTATSSSSPVVGERKLFSSVTRLGFAAAHDSPALKLEGTSSLNGDGAGRVSPKTNAGTQNAGVTSFANVISRAKPGENMDPPKINESGKKGRKPSRVLLSTAGGRRY; encoded by the exons ATGTCCATCTTGCCCAACCAAGACCAAGGATCTATATCGTCATCTGCCTCTTCAGCTCCCTCTGTAAACCCTAACTCCCAACATGGACACCGCCACCGTCACCTTTCCCTTTCTCAATCTCAGCCCCAGTCGCTGTCTCCGCCGGATCCCTCCCGCCAAATTCTCGCATTTGGATCGCTTCGGATCTCCGACTCTCAATCTAGCTCCTCCGCTACTGGAG GCCTATCACCACCGGCACCAGCTGCAGAAGATTCTGGTGGATCTTCCCAGCAG GTGAACGAGTTAGGGATGCCCGGGGGTAACAAGACTTTACCTAATAACCACCACGAGACACATTCACAGTGCCACTCTGGTGGAGGTGGACGAGGGGTTGGATCACCCTGGTCTAGAGGGAAAAGATCAGGAACCTTTGGTTCTGGTTCAACTGAACAAAGTATCGGGTCTGCTGCTTCTCATGGAAACTCCACTCATCAAACAGGAAGGAAAGCCCAGCTGATGAATGGCAACCACTTGTTGAATTTTTATTATGACCCCATAGCTCGTCCTCAGCGTAGAgctgctcctcctcctccaagaaGGCAGCACAAGAGGAAGCCTTACAACAAAGATTTATTTCTTCAGGCTAACTACAAATTTGTGGTGTTAGATTCAGGAAACTACTCAGCTGAATCGATGGATCCAGATAAGATGTTACAATGGGAGGACATCATTTGCGTGAGATATTCCACCCCAACTGTGGTTCAGTGTCCCATTTGTCTGGAATATCCTCTTTGTCCGCAGATAACCTCATGTGGACATATTTTCTGTTTCCCATGTATTCTGCAATACTTGCTGATGGGGAAGGAGGATCATAAAGGAGACTGCTGGAAAAGATGCCCCTTGTGTTTTGTGATGATATCACCTAAGGATTTGTACACTCTATTTGTGGAGAATGTCAAGCAGTATTGTGTTGGTGATACAATAGAGTTTATGCTTCTTAGTCGACAAAAGGATTCATTTACTTTATCCCATAAAAGTAAACAAGAGAAAGATGCCGTTGGAGGTTGTGATGATGAAAACTATGATCCCTTTTCAAAGTTTACGTTTACATCAGATGTAGATCTTTCAGTCAGAAAAGCGATATCAGAGTTAGATGGTTGGTTGGTCAGGGCAGAGTCGGGGCTTGTTGATGACATAGAGAAGCTTCCATATGTATGTGCTGCAATGGAACAATTAGAACAGAGGAAGAAATATTGGAACGAGCACCGGGCTAGCGACAGTAATAAATCTTGTATATATAATGATCATAATAGTGGTTCTATCTTGTCAACTGAAAAATCTGCAAATGGTAACACTGAAGCATCTACATTTGGACATGCAAATCCATCCAATGAAGTCTATGACCGTAATAAGCGTTCAGACAATTTATCTCTGGAGAAGTCGGATGATGGGACTTGTTCAGACAACTCTGTGGATGCAGCTGAATCATTGGAAGGCCATGAAAATGTTTTGTCTTCTTCATATGATGAAAGCAAGGGTGCCCGAGGGGACTCACATGACTCTGGAATTGTAAAGGAGAAGGAATCATACAATTTCTACCAG GCTGCTGATGGTCAGCACATCATTCTTCATCCATTGAACATGAAATGCCTGCTACACCACTATGGGAGCCATGATATGCTACCACACAG GATAAGTGGAAAAATTTTGCAATTGGAGACAGTGACTCAGACAGAAGCTATGAGGAGGCGCTACCGCTACTTGAGTCATTTTTCTTTAACAACAATACTCCAG TTTTGTGAGATTGATCTGAGTGAGGTATTGTCTCCTGATGCCTTGTCTCCCTTTATGGAAGACATAAAGAAGCGTGAAAAGCAGAGGAAACAACTTGCTAGGAAG GAGCAAAGGGAGAAAATGAAAGCTGAATCTACCGTGGCATATCCCATCCCCATAGTAGCAGGTTATGGACAGTCCTTTCATGATGGATCCCCTACATTCTCCATGGATGACTTCGAGG CTTTGGGAAGTTCTACAGCGACATCGTCGAGTTCTCCTGTTGTTGGGGAAAGGAAGCTCTTCTCAAGTGTTACAAGGCTTGGTTTTGCTGCTGCGCATGATTCTCCGGCCCTGAAACTAGAAGGAACCAGTTCTCTGAATGGAGATGGTGCAGGGAGAGTCTCTCCCAAGACAAATG CAGGTACCCAGAATGCGGGTGTTACGTCATTTGCTAATGTAATCTCCAGAGCTAAGCCTGGTGAAAATATGGACCCGCCCAAGATAAATGAATCGGGAAAGAAGGGAAGGAAACCGAGTCGAGTCCTTTTGTCAACAGCTGGTGGTCGACGTTACTGA
- the LOC103411107 gene encoding uncharacterized protein isoform X2, translating into MSILPNQDQGSISSSASSAPSVNPNSQHGHRHRHLSLSQSQPQSLSPPDPSRQILAFGSLRISDSQSSSSATGGLSPPAPAAEDSGGSSQQVNELGMPGGNKTLPNNHHETHSQCHSGGGGRGVGSPWSRGKRSGTFGSGSTEQSIGSAASHGNSTHQTGRKAQLMNGNHLLNFYYDPIARPQRRAAPPPPRRQHKRKPYNKDLFLQANYKFVVLDSGNYSAESMDPDKMLQWEDIICVRYSTPTVVQCPICLEYPLCPQITSCGHIFCFPCILQYLLMGKEDHKGDCWKRCPLCFVMISPKDLYTLFVENVKQYCVGDTIEFMLLSRQKDSFTLSHKSKQEKDAVGGCDDENYDPFSKFTFTSDVDLSVRKAISELDGWLVRAESGLVDDIEKLPYVCAAMEQLEQRKKYWNEHRASDSNKSCIYNDHNSGSILSTEKSANGNTEASTFGHANPSNEVYDRNKRSDNLSLEKSDDGTCSDNSVDAAESLEGHENVLSSSYDESKGARGDSHDSGIVKEKESYNFYQAADGQHIILHPLNMKCLLHHYGSHDMLPHRISGKILQLETVTQTEAMRRRYRYLSHFSLTTILQFCEIDLSEVLSPDALSPFMEDIKKREKQRKQLARKEQREKMKAESTVAYPIPIVAGYGQSFHDGSPTFSMDDFEALGSSTATSSSSPVVGERKLFSSVTRLGFAAAHDSPALKLEGTSSLNGDGAGRVSPKTNGTQNAGVTSFANVISRAKPGENMDPPKINESGKKGRKPSRVLLSTAGGRRY; encoded by the exons ATGTCCATCTTGCCCAACCAAGACCAAGGATCTATATCGTCATCTGCCTCTTCAGCTCCCTCTGTAAACCCTAACTCCCAACATGGACACCGCCACCGTCACCTTTCCCTTTCTCAATCTCAGCCCCAGTCGCTGTCTCCGCCGGATCCCTCCCGCCAAATTCTCGCATTTGGATCGCTTCGGATCTCCGACTCTCAATCTAGCTCCTCCGCTACTGGAG GCCTATCACCACCGGCACCAGCTGCAGAAGATTCTGGTGGATCTTCCCAGCAG GTGAACGAGTTAGGGATGCCCGGGGGTAACAAGACTTTACCTAATAACCACCACGAGACACATTCACAGTGCCACTCTGGTGGAGGTGGACGAGGGGTTGGATCACCCTGGTCTAGAGGGAAAAGATCAGGAACCTTTGGTTCTGGTTCAACTGAACAAAGTATCGGGTCTGCTGCTTCTCATGGAAACTCCACTCATCAAACAGGAAGGAAAGCCCAGCTGATGAATGGCAACCACTTGTTGAATTTTTATTATGACCCCATAGCTCGTCCTCAGCGTAGAgctgctcctcctcctccaagaaGGCAGCACAAGAGGAAGCCTTACAACAAAGATTTATTTCTTCAGGCTAACTACAAATTTGTGGTGTTAGATTCAGGAAACTACTCAGCTGAATCGATGGATCCAGATAAGATGTTACAATGGGAGGACATCATTTGCGTGAGATATTCCACCCCAACTGTGGTTCAGTGTCCCATTTGTCTGGAATATCCTCTTTGTCCGCAGATAACCTCATGTGGACATATTTTCTGTTTCCCATGTATTCTGCAATACTTGCTGATGGGGAAGGAGGATCATAAAGGAGACTGCTGGAAAAGATGCCCCTTGTGTTTTGTGATGATATCACCTAAGGATTTGTACACTCTATTTGTGGAGAATGTCAAGCAGTATTGTGTTGGTGATACAATAGAGTTTATGCTTCTTAGTCGACAAAAGGATTCATTTACTTTATCCCATAAAAGTAAACAAGAGAAAGATGCCGTTGGAGGTTGTGATGATGAAAACTATGATCCCTTTTCAAAGTTTACGTTTACATCAGATGTAGATCTTTCAGTCAGAAAAGCGATATCAGAGTTAGATGGTTGGTTGGTCAGGGCAGAGTCGGGGCTTGTTGATGACATAGAGAAGCTTCCATATGTATGTGCTGCAATGGAACAATTAGAACAGAGGAAGAAATATTGGAACGAGCACCGGGCTAGCGACAGTAATAAATCTTGTATATATAATGATCATAATAGTGGTTCTATCTTGTCAACTGAAAAATCTGCAAATGGTAACACTGAAGCATCTACATTTGGACATGCAAATCCATCCAATGAAGTCTATGACCGTAATAAGCGTTCAGACAATTTATCTCTGGAGAAGTCGGATGATGGGACTTGTTCAGACAACTCTGTGGATGCAGCTGAATCATTGGAAGGCCATGAAAATGTTTTGTCTTCTTCATATGATGAAAGCAAGGGTGCCCGAGGGGACTCACATGACTCTGGAATTGTAAAGGAGAAGGAATCATACAATTTCTACCAG GCTGCTGATGGTCAGCACATCATTCTTCATCCATTGAACATGAAATGCCTGCTACACCACTATGGGAGCCATGATATGCTACCACACAG GATAAGTGGAAAAATTTTGCAATTGGAGACAGTGACTCAGACAGAAGCTATGAGGAGGCGCTACCGCTACTTGAGTCATTTTTCTTTAACAACAATACTCCAG TTTTGTGAGATTGATCTGAGTGAGGTATTGTCTCCTGATGCCTTGTCTCCCTTTATGGAAGACATAAAGAAGCGTGAAAAGCAGAGGAAACAACTTGCTAGGAAG GAGCAAAGGGAGAAAATGAAAGCTGAATCTACCGTGGCATATCCCATCCCCATAGTAGCAGGTTATGGACAGTCCTTTCATGATGGATCCCCTACATTCTCCATGGATGACTTCGAGG CTTTGGGAAGTTCTACAGCGACATCGTCGAGTTCTCCTGTTGTTGGGGAAAGGAAGCTCTTCTCAAGTGTTACAAGGCTTGGTTTTGCTGCTGCGCATGATTCTCCGGCCCTGAAACTAGAAGGAACCAGTTCTCTGAATGGAGATGGTGCAGGGAGAGTCTCTCCCAAGACAAATG GTACCCAGAATGCGGGTGTTACGTCATTTGCTAATGTAATCTCCAGAGCTAAGCCTGGTGAAAATATGGACCCGCCCAAGATAAATGAATCGGGAAAGAAGGGAAGGAAACCGAGTCGAGTCCTTTTGTCAACAGCTGGTGGTCGACGTTACTGA
- the LOC103442080 gene encoding sialyltransferase-like protein 1, whose product MRSHRQASSSNNLNRRPTILYLVCSVAFFSLLLFAIQSSLFAGNQKLDLHTQHDVRVLSEFQSTVKQCVANRGLGLTAHIIDHCNLTLKFPEGTNSTWYNEQFKKFEALEYHYNVCEALLLWEQYRNMTTVLTREYLDVRPKGWEEYAAQRIAQLGTKKCYNKTLCEEHLNVLLPAKPPFHPRQFRTCAVVGNSGDLLMTEFGKEIDSHDAVIRDNEAPVNEKYAKYVGMKRDFRLVVRGAARNMVSILNGSADEVLIIKSVTHKDFNAMIKSITNPVYLFQGIVLRRGAKGTGMKSVELALSMCDIVDIYGFTVDPGYTEWTRYFSTPRKGHNPLQGRAYYQLLECLGVIRIHSPMRSKRKQDWSDVPSREMIGRAHAAALRLKRGEAGDLGQFGSCKVSGNVDADKVGPVSGSPDMSDKRKFSNYNKWEVLPFKSLRKEAQDHYIQMEGVSLYKMDGNKLDDLVCVRHSLKSDV is encoded by the exons ATGAGAAGTCACAGACAGGCGTCGAGCAGCAACAATCTCAACCGGCGGCCCACTATTCTCTACCTGGTTTGCTCCGTCgccttcttctctcttctccttttcgCCATCCAATCCTCTTTATTCGCAG GTAATCAGAAATTAGATCTCCACACCCAACATGATGTTCGGGTTTTATCGGAATTCCAGTCTACTGTGAAGCAATGCGTG GCAAACAGAGGGCTTGGTCTGACTGCACACATTATCGACCATTGTAATCTGACTCTTAAGTTCCCGGAAGGAACTAACAGCACCTGG TATAATGAGCAGTTTAAAAAGTTTGAAGCACTCGAGTACCACTACAATGTTTGTGAGGCACTTCTTTTGTGGGAGCAG TACCGGAACATGACAACAGTACTGACAAGGGAGTATCTAGATGTTCGGCCTAAAGGTTGGGAGGAGTATGCAGCACAAAGGATCGCACAATT GGGAACTAAGAAATGCTACAATAAGACACTTTGTGAGGAACATCTTAATGTGTTACTACCAGCAAAGCCACCTTTTCATCCTCGGCAATTTCGCACATGTGCAGTTGTTGGAAATTCAGGAGATCTTTTGATGACGGAGTTTGGAAAAGAGATTGATAGTCATGATGCTGTTATAAGGGACAATGAGGCTCCTGTTAATGAG AAATATGCCAAGTATGTTGGTATGAAGAGGGATTTTCGCCTTGTTGTAAGGGGTGCTGCTCGAAACATGGTTTCCATTCTAAATGGGTCCG CTGATGAGGTACTTATAATCAAAAGTGTTACGCACAAAGACTTTAATGCAATGATCAAG AGTATTACAAATCCAGTTTACCTTTTCCAAGGTATTGTGCTCCGCCGGGGTGCCAAAGGAACTGGAATGAAATCAGTAGAACTAGCACTATCTATGTGCGACATTGTTGACATATATGGTTTCACTGTTGATCCTGGCTATACTGAATG GACACGTTACTTCTCTACACCTAGGAAAGGGCACAATCCACTTCAAGGGAGGGCATACTACCAGCTCCTAGAGTGCCTTGGC GTTATCCGAATCCATTCTCCCATGAGATCTAAGAGGAAGCAAGACTGGTCAGATGTGCCAAGTCGGGAAATGATAGGCAGAGCTCATGCAGCTGCCTTGAGATTAAAGAGGGGTGAGGCTGGTGACTTGGGACAGTTTGGTAGTTGCAAGGTTTCGGGCAATGTGGACGCTGACAAAGTTGGGCCTGTCTCAGGCTCTCCAGACATGAGTGATAAAAGAAAGTTTTCAAATTACAATAAATGGGAAGTCTTGCCTTTCAAGAGTCTGAGGAAGGAGGCGCAGGACCACTACATTCAAATGGAAGGTGTTTCTCTTTACAAAATGGATGGCAATAAGTTGGATGACCTTGTATGCGTGAGGCATTCCTTAAAATCAGATGTTTAG
- the LOC103421438 gene encoding putative pentatricopeptide repeat-containing protein At2g01510: MYCIRYDMSHMTAFRSANALLKVKTPTPRPRVPDSPKPFLNPNLNAQNSVDARLIKTGFDAHTCRSNFLVKNFLNRGELSRARQLFDQMPHKNTVSTNMMISSYVNSGNLSKARELLDTMVDRTAVTWTILIGGFSQANRYHEAFKLYADMHRWGTKPDYVTFATLLSGCSDMGTTEQVVQVHSHVLKLGHASTLMVCNSLIDSYCKSHRLDLACRLFKEMPERDNVTFNALITGYSKDNLNEEAVNLFAQMQNLGHKPSEFTFAAVLCAGVNLDDIAFGQQVHGFVVKTNFVWNVFVGNALLDFYSKHESSVEARKLFDEMPELDGISYNVIITSHVWDGQFKESLDLFRELQLTKHDRKKFPFPTMLSIASNTLNLNMGRQIHSQAIIVTADSEIQVGNSLVDMYAKCGRFEEAKRIFTTLADRSAVPWTAMISGYAQNGVHEEGLELFNEMRRANVSPDQATFASILRASASLASLSLGKQLHSSVIKLGFTSNVFPASALLDMYAKCGSMKDALQFFQEMPKRNRVCWNALISAYALNGDGKGTLRSFKQMVQSGFEPDSVSFLSVLTACSHCGLVDEGLQYFNSLTCNTKIVPKREHYASMVDLLCRSGRFGEAEKLMAEMPFEPDEIMWSSVLNSCKIHKNQELAERAADRLFKMEKLRDAGAYVSMSNIYAATGQWESVGKVKKAMRERGIRKVTAYSWVEINHKTHVFTVNDKSHPLSAKIMNKIDTLAKEMEKEGYKPDISCALHNEDEEIKVESLKYHSERLAIAFALISTPEGSPIVVMKNLRACTDCHAAIKVITKIVGREIIVRDSSRFHHFRDGICSCGDFW; encoded by the coding sequence ATGTATTGCATACGATATGATATGAGTCATATGACAGCATTTAGATCGGCAAATGCGCTCCTCAAAGTTAAAACTCCAACTCCAAGACCAAGAGTCCCTGACTCCCCAAAACCATTCCTTAATCCCAACCTCAACGCCCAAAACTCCGTTGATGCCCGTCTCATCAAGACGGGCTTCGATGCCCACACATGCCGGTCCAATTTTCTGGTCAAGAACTTCCTAAATCGAGGTGAATTGTCTCGAGCACGTCAACTGTTCGACCAAATGCCTCACAAAAACACCGTCTCCACAAACATGATGATTTCCAGTTACGTCAACTCCGGTAATCTTTCCAAGGCCAGAGAGCTGCTTGACACCATGGTTGACCGTACAGCGGTAACGTGGACCATACTAATAGGTGGTTTTTCCCAAGCTAATCGATACCATGAGGCATTTAAACTTTACGCCGACATGCACAGGTGGGGAACTAAGCCGGATTATGTGACTTTTGCTACTCTCCTGTCCGGATGCAGCGACATGGGAACCACCGAACAAGTAGTTCAAGTTCATTCACATGTCCTTAAGTTGGGACATGCTTCCACCCTCATGGTCTGCAACTCCTTGATTGATTCCTACTGCAAATCGCATCGCCTGGATTTAGCTTGTCGGCTCTTCAAGGAAATGCCCGAGAGAGATAATGTTACGTTCAATGCATTGATAACAGGATACTCAAAAGATAATTTGAATGAAGAGGCTGTAAACCTTTTTGCTCAAATGCAAAACTTGGGTCACAAGCCTTCAGAGTTCACTTTCGCAGCAGTACTTTGTGCCGGTGTTAATTTAGACGACATAGCCTTTGGGCAGCAGGTTCACGGTTTTGTGGTGAAGACTAATTTTGTTTGGAACGTGTTCGTGGGGAATGCATTGCTCGATTTCTACTCAAAGCATGAGTCTTCGGTTGAAGCAAGGAAACTTTTCGATGAGATGCCAGAGTTGGATGGTATTTCTTACAATGTAATCATCACATCTCATGTGTGGGATGGGCAATTTAAAGAGTCTCTCGATCTTTTTCGTGAATTACAGTTAACTAAACATGACAGGAAGAAATTTCCTTTTCCAACCATGTTGAGCATCGCATCAAATACGCTGAACTTAAACATGGGTCGGCAGATCCATTCCCAGGCGATTATAGTAACAGCTGATTCAGAAATTCAGGTCGGAAATTCGTTGGTGGACATGTATGCCAAATGTGGCAGATTTGAGGAAGCCAAAAGGATATTCACAACTCTAGCTGACAGAAGTGCAGTTCCATGGACTGCAATGATATCCGGATACGCACAAAACGGGGTCCATGAGGAAGGCTTGGAACTGTTCAATGAGATGCGCAGAGCAAATGTTAGTCCGGACCAGGCTACTTTTGCTAGCATCTTAAGAGCCTCTGCGAGTTTAGCTTCCCTCTCGCTGGGAAAGCAGTTACACTCATCTGTGATCAAATTAGGATTCACATCCAATGTTTTTCCTGCAAGCGCACTCctagatatgtatgcaaaatgtgGTTCTATGAAAGACGCACTTCAATTTTTTCAAGAGATGCCCAAGAGGAATCGGGTCTGCTGGAATGCTCTGATCTCAGCTTATGCTCTAAATGGGGATGGCAAAGGCACTCTTAGATCATTCAAACAGATGGTTCAGTCTGGTTTCGAACCAGATTCAGTGAGCTTCCTAAGCGTTTTAACTGCTTGTAGCCACTGCGGGCTTGTTGACGAAGGACTACAGTACTTCAACTCCTTGACTTGCAACACTAAGATTGTTCCAAAGAGAGAGCACTATGCATCAATGGTTGATTTGTTGTGTCGAAGTGGGAGGTTCGGTGAAGCAGAGAAATTGATGGCTGAAATGCCATTTGAGCCCGATGAGATTATGTGGTCATCAGTTCTAAACTCATGTAAAATTCATAAGAACCAAGAATTGGCAGAGAGAGCAGCAGACCGACTTTTCAAAATGGAAAAACTTAGGGATGCAGGTGCTTATGTCAGCATGTCAAATATCTATGCAGCAACAGGTCAATGGGAGAGTGTTGGCAAGGTGAAGAAGGCGATGAGGGAGAGAGGAATCAGAAAGGTTACAGCGTATAGTTGGGTGGAAATCAATCACAAAACTCACGTGTTTACAGTGAATGACAAGAGCCACCCACTGAGTGCGAAGATTATGAACAAGATTGACACGTTGGCGAAGGAGATGGAAAAGGAAGGATACAAGCCGGATATAAGCTGTGCCCTGCACAACGAGGATGAGGAAATAAAAGTGGAGTCTCTGAAATATCACAGTGAACGCTTAGCAATTGCTTTTGCATTGATCAGTACACCGGAAGGATCACCGATAGTGGTGATGAAGAACTTACGAGCTTGCACGGACTGCCATGCCGCAATCAAGGTGATCACAAAGATTGTTGGGAGGGAAATAATAGTTAGAGACTCAAGCAGGTTCCATCATTTTAGAGATGGGATTTGCTCTTGTGGAGACTTCTGGTGA